The window AGATAAATTTTACCTGGTGTAGGTCATGTCATTTGAATACAGTAATGTAGCCTTCTTTCGGAAAAACTTATCTTTTTAAAGACTAACATCTTTATTGCCGATTCTTAAGTTTTCAATGCTTACTTTCAAAATTATGTTAAGTAATTTTTGAGCTAATCAAACAGTATTGAAATTATAGGTATACAAAAGGACTTGGCTGATCTTGCTAGCAGTAATGATGCAGAAAGTGAAAGTGACCTGAGGGAAAGAACACCAGATACTGAAGACTCCGGGGCCCAATCTCTTCCAGCGACTCAGGGCATGGCAACTTCACATTCAACGTTTAGAGCTGAACCACCTCACTTGCAGTCTTTCCGGTATGTCATTGTCCtacattttgatttttcactCCACTATATTATTCGTcatcagaaattaattaaaagtgtATAGGATTGACTGCATCAAAGATTGAAATGTCATCAGTGCACTACATAACATGGCAAATCTTAGTAAATTGTCTTTTGAGAACTATTTTGCATTAACAGTGTATCAAATTAGTTTCCCATTGGTTGATGGAGCTGTTGTCAGGAATTaggttaaaaatatttactaaaactatggtttatgaattttattcctgttccacCAGCATAGAGAATATTACACCATTTGATTGCTGCATGTTATGTTAAAAGTTTTTCtgtcatttacataatttcattttgtgtACTAGTCTCATGACTAGGTATAAACATATGGCAAGCATTTACAGTACATTTTATCAATTAATGGTATTGGTTTTAGGTTAGAATATGATTTATAGACTCTTGGTCATTTATTGCTggaacatatctctctctctctctctctctctctctctctctctctctctctctctctctctctctctctctctctctctctctctccagtcaattTAAGGTGTTTggttaaattatttattgataattaaaaataattgcaaaattactttggcacctcaacttaacagacaggTTGGGGCTTCCCTTTCTGGTAATTAGCAGAATCTGCACAGTAATAAATACTGGCATACTGTATAGCCTACATGATACAGTACCCTGTCGTTAATTCTCATAGCACTTCAATATTAAGTACTTCATGCCTTTCTTAACTGGtatttttgtaattgtcattcagtttaaaatattaattgtCTCATCATTTGATTTCAGAAATGTACTGCAAAATGAATTGCtactaaaaataaatgtgtgtacagtatttgtaCCTATTTTTGCTTatgatatatgtaaaatattgtacTCAAAACTCATCCAATATAAAAAACATAGTATTTTCGTTTTAAATACAAGTAATTCcaaatactttacaaaaaaaagtctcaggagagagagagagagagagagagagagagagagagagagagagagagagagagagagagagagagagagagagagagagagagatcccaatgCAAATCATGTGTGTGATAACTTGTACATACACCCACATACTGAAAAATGTATAACACTtcattactgtattgtattaagtacagtacaatacagtactgtactgcatcAGGCAAATGTCAAtaaaagtactgagagagagagagacacacaagtaaACATGCACTGAGTGCATAGTTAATTCTAACAtgatacttatatgtatgtatatacttcatacacacaaacatacagactgAAAAGAAGTGTGTACCACTgcatttctatatactgtatcaagtacagtacaatacatTATTGTACTGCATTAAGTAAATGTCAATAAAAGttctgtgtttgagagagagagagagagagagagagagagagagagagagagagagagagagagagagagagagagagagtgatggggGCACTTATCATTTCCCAATGCGAAGTATGTGTACttacagacacgcacacatacacagaccaaaaaatgaatgactgaagtGTGCAAGCAGTAGGGCACAATGGGTCACTTACAGGTTCAAATTGGAAAGTGTtaggtgtgtgtgtttcttcaaTGTCTGATACCTGTAAAACACTTACTGGGGTATTCCGGATGCTCTTGGTCCATTGTCTGGTAACCATAGTGTACTTAGTAGATTACTCCGATAagtgtgaaatatttatattaattttattgaactcTAGCTCGtccagtaaataataaaattttttaatcagaGGTCTGTTCAGTTGAGGTTCCACTGTATTCTTAAATAGTTTAATAATACCACAAAATTTACTGGGGTAGTCAgtagttttttgtagtttttgtagtGTGAGATACActgaaaagatatttaatataCAGGTATTTTTATGGTGTTACAAAAAATACTCCTAACACTTTTTTGTTTACAGTCAAAAACCATCGATTGGTCTACGTGATCCCAAGGCATCAGGTGACAGAATACGACGTGGTAGGATGGAGAAGTCTGAAAGCCAGAGTGGCACAATTGGAAGCAGACATATAACTGTTGCTGCCCTTGAAGTCCATAATGTCAAGAGAGCAATCAATCGATATGGCACTTTACCTAAGGGCGCAAGAATAGGTGCATACTTGGAGTCACTTAGACAAAGTGGGCTCTCACAAGGGGTACCTCCAACCGATGACCAATCTGCTGATCAAGATGAGCAGGAGCGTGGCCAACCTGAAGGACAGGTTGaccaagaagaaaataaggaattagATCAGAATGCTGTTTCAATGATCCGTAGTAATTCCACACAAAGTGGATTCCCTCCACAGTCACCACTCATATCTAGGTTAAGTCCTCGACTTCAGTCATTACGAGGTGATAAGCGAAGTAAAGAGCCATCATTAGCAGATTTAGAGTTTCCACCACCGCCAATGGATTTACCTCCTCCCCCTGATGATTTTATGGAAGAAAATCAGTCCACATCTATGGAGTTTCCCCCACCCCCTGGATCAGATCAAGGCATAGGGACATCTTCTCCAGAGTCTCGCAGGAGACTAGCTCAAAAGCCCATACCTTCGCCTCGAGGACGGCGAAAAACTGAGTATTCATGTATTAGTCCACAGAAGGTACCAACTCAACCTGCGCAAGACAGTCAACAAGGGGCTGGTGAAGGCTCAGAGTCTCCACAAGCTGAAAGAACTACACTTAGTATAACTCGTCAAAAGTTACGAGATTCAGAGGCTGAGAAGCCACCAGTCCGAACTAAGCCAAGCTTAGATTCTAATCTCGACAGTGATGTAAATGATAGTAGCCCAGGATCAAGGTTTGGTGTGAGTTTAAGACATCGTGATCAATCCTCAGATTCCTGTGACAGTTACAAGTCAACAGATAATCTTTCCCCAAGGGCACTGCTGAACAGTTCTAAAGTCAAAGCAAAATCTAGCACTAATCTTGCAAAAAGTCCTGGGTCTTCATCTGCAGATACTGAAGGTTTGCAGACTCCATCATCCCCAGTTGCAGATGAGGCTCAAACACCATCATCGCCTGCGGGAGGAAATGGCAGTCCCCCATCTGTAGATGCAGCATCTTTAGCCTCACGTGATGGTAGTATAGAAGAACTTTCATCAGAAGAGCCAAAGGTAGTTTTGGGATTAGGTATTAATCATGAGGTTAAAGAGAGTTTAGAGTTAAAATTGGTATCAGAGTTAAAGGAGGCCGATGATAAAAAAGAGCAGAGTTCTGAGTCTGTTGTTGTTGAAGAAGGTTCTCCTGATAGTCAGAAGAATCCTGCTGTACAACTTGTATCAGAGCTTTTTGAAAGTTTATGCCAAAAAACCAACAAATCTGGAGATTCTGCACGGATTGATAATGGAAATGTTGTTAATATTGAACAGAATACAAAAAGTGAATCAGAAAATACAATTGTAAAAGACAGTAGTAATCAGATAGGTTTTAAAGCTAGTTTAAAGAAagttaaaagtaattttgaaaagaaCAATTCTGATaaggaacaaaggaaaataaattttaaagctCAGCTTCGAAAGACAGATACCAGTAAGAGTGTAGATGATTGTTTGAATACTGAAAATGATCCACATAGCACTTTAATGGATTTCCGAGCACAACTTAGAAAAACGAATGTCgtaaaagatgatgaaaatgaagccAAAACTCCTGAAGAAGATGCTTCCCCAGCAGATCAgcaggaaaataatgaaagagtgTCAAGTCTAGTaaataagaagaatgaaaataatggaaagaatGAGCAGAGCTGTGACTCGGGAATTAAGAGTGATATTATGAGTGAAAGTGTGACAAGTATTCAGAGTGAAAAGCGTGATAGTATACCAGGTGAGAAACGAGACAGTGTACAAAGTGAtacattaaaagtaaatgaagaagAGGATGCCAAACGTTTTAGCTCAAGTAGCATAAGTAGTTTAAAGAAATTATGGGAAAAGCAGGATGCTGACAAACTTGCCAAGTCTGATCCTAATCAAACTAGTCCCAAGTATGCTCCTTGTGCATACAAACGGCCTGAATTGCCAAAGTTAATAAAGGGAGAAAAAGACTGTAGTACTCCTGACATTCCTCCTTTGAAAAAGACTCCCGAAGATGAAGGTAAAGTAGGGAAATTAGAAAAGAGGATGTGGCCTCCAGTGAGTGGTGAATCAGACCATAAGCCAAGTGATGGGAAGCCCTCTGTGCCTGTCAAGCCTGTGGTGAAGAGCTTTAAACTGCCTCCACCTCCTGCTGGAATTAAACCACCTCCACCAAAGCCAGCTGGAATATATGCTACTCCTTCTGTTATTAGGCCACCAACAGTTCCTGTTATCTCAGTAAAGAAAGAAGGGAAAGATAATGAAAGTAAAGAATCTAAGTTGCTGAAGGAATCTACGCCTCCTGCTACATCAGGAAATCCACCTCCAGCTACAACATCATCTGGAGGAACTCTTCCCAGTGACAGTGTTAGTGGTTCCTCTGGTAGTAGCTCAGAGAAAGCTGGTTTAATAGAGCAAGGAAGGGGTTTAGAAAGCTCCATTGCTTCTTTGAGATCTGAAGGCTCTACTGCCACAGTTGCAGCTTGTATTCAGTCTGCTCAGAAAGTGTCTGGCTTCCACCGTGCATGTGGAGATTACATGGATAACATTCCACCACAGAGTCGGTTTCATATGCGTGAATTACTTACCCGCCTTGAGTTACAAACTAGACAGCTACGTTCGGCAGGTGGACGCTCAATAGAACACAATGAAAAGCTCTTTTTAGAAATAGAAAACACGGTTAAAGACGTAACCAACACAGTACTGCGTTAGACCATAAAAACTAATAGAAACAATTGATTGCAGTTCTgtatattctgaatttttttataagaatactaAAGTGCTGTCTTCTGATGTTTTATAGAAGAGGAGTGGCTCTAGAAAATGGATTTTGTACAGTAGTTTTACAGGAGGTAAATATTGTTCATTGCTCATCAGTCCATAAAATGAAGTCATTACTCAGAATGGTAGTTGTGAGTAGGGGAGAGGATGCTGTGAATTCTGTATAGTTAAGCCTTGATATCACTATATGGTCCAGTGTAGATTCTCATTTTGAATGTGCTAATGACAATACTCTTGCATTTAAAGATGTGTGAAACTGTGTATTGTCTGGGGGTAAAGAGAggttcttttcctcctcttgctCTTGTGTTCTTCTTTGTGGAGATGCCATTCAGATTGAGGAATAGGAGTGAAATTTGTAAtacagtgaatttttaaaatactgtaattgtaaattatataaatttcaagaaCTGTTCACTATCCCATAGAActgttctttgttttgtaatattgtatatgaGACTGCTGAATGCCTGAATGATTAAATGGTTGCATATGTCTACAGCGTGATAGTACCAACCTGTTATGTTGTGTTTACATAactctgaattttattattacagtacgAATTTGATAGAAACATGAAAGGTCTTATTTAATTGGGAGAAAATCGTTAGTTTCATTAGGTAGCTTTTCGGGCATGAAGTTTTTCATTCAAAGGTGACAGCTATGTAAAGAGGATATTGATAAATTCTGGTTGGTGCTTTTGTAGCCTAGGTTGGTTGCCATTTTAATTGGGATATTACCAatgattggattttttttttccttttaaagtctGTCATTGATGTATTCTTAATACTGAAGGATTCATTGCTGTTTTATACAAATgctagtctttttttattatgtatttagaGATCAGCAGTGAATGATTGCCTACTCATTTTTTGGAAAGTGAATTAACACAGCCAGTGAGTGTGTTGTGGGTGCTTCTATGTCCATGGATCTTAATCAGGGACATGTTCTTTAGGACACAGTGCTGTGTATCTTTAAATAGCAAAACTTAAGTATATCTTCTGTTGTACAGCTGTTTACACATTTTCTACAATGCATAGTCTTCTGAGCTATGCTCATTTTACATAATGTGATGGCATTCCTACACTGTTGTATACATTTTTCCAAAGTTAAAAGTAAGCCATCATATGGTACAGTGCTTTGCCCTACAGAATACACCCCTTGTGCACTTTTCACTtaattctattaatatttttgtcaataCTTGTCAATTATGATCATTTGGAGCCTCAtactttgcttttctcttttgtatttccatcatgtattttatgttgttattgtGTTGTGCTACTCTTGGCTTTCCTGTTCCATTCTCTCAAATGTataataattcatcatcatcacatttcATCATCACTGACTTCATGATCACAGTTGTCACCATCATTATTGCTGTCATTTCATTGTCTTGGATTCATTCATGTAAGCCACATCCCattcataaaacttttaattagGCCTCTTCATTTTATTGACCTCATATTGAtagtgtacagtatttttattttttcttttctatgacATAGAGTTTTCTTACTCTTGGAATCTTGGTTGCTCGATGTTTCATAAAAAGAAGGATAATCTTGCCAACAAGCAGTCTTTGAGTTTAAAGAAGTGTTGTCGATAACTATGAAAGTGGATTTGATTTTGTGATATTAGCATGTCTTGTAGGCCCATTCTTTTGCGCATATATTGAAAAcataaggaataataaaaacaatggacAAAAACATAGCTGATTGTGTATTAAATGACATAAGTgttcttatgtatatgtatcaggTTAATTGACGATAcaatatgtataaaactgaacTGTATATTTAGGCTAGCAAATGGTTTGGAGTGTAATCTCTTCGGTAGAGTAGCATCATCAGCtatttgtgaatttattattGGTTATGTGAATAGGTTTATGCCatgtacatgaaaaaattattttctgaagtaATCCAAGCCTGTTTTTGTGCTGTTTTCCCCCTCCAACTCCTATGGAGTTGATAATGATGGGAGGGAACATTCTTGTGGTGTGTTTACATCTCTTTACATTTGTGGTTGATGATgcttgaataaaagaaagaaaactgaaatgttaaACATAGAGGTCAAAATGtattgtttgtttctgtgtgATGTTAACTACCTTTTACCGTCAAGGTACATAAAGTCTGCAGAGTGTCTACACTTGTGTGTCTTGGTTAGATACATTAGTAATGTAGATTTTTACTTTGGATGTGTAACATAATGTAAACTACTAAAAGGCCATTGGAATATTTCATATGATTTCAGAAATTTGCTCCATGGGATGGTCACATCATTTAACGaactatatttttatcacaagGAAATTTAAAGACAATGTAAGAGTTGGAGTAATTGGTCGTAAAGAAGCAATATTGCAATATGTTATTTCTAACATTGGAAATGGTAGTTAGGTTTTgggattttcaaagattttttaatGGCTTTTTAATACCCCCAGTTCATAATGTACAGCAGTTATTATGTCAAGAAGTATtatgaacatttatataaataaacttttgacAGTCATTTTTTTGAGAATGAgtaaaaatgttaataacatACTGTGATACTGCCTGCATTTCATTGAACCTTGTAAGATGAGAAAACTTGACCACAGATTACAGGTTTGTTCTTACAACTACAaacctcctcttccctctcctttctttccacattggaaaatgaatgaatgtttttcaTAGCTCCATGAGGGTGCAGGTACATCCAGTTTTACAGCATTTacaaactttaaaattttgtttgaaagctaatttttattttttggagtttctttttttgcatatatgATTATTGCAGTAATTATTGTAGGGTATATTATTGTGTTTTGAGGCTATGGTATCAGGGGTTTAATTAAGAATGCAAACTTGCatcagttaattatttttactttggtattattgttattcctatttttcttttgccaATTACGAATGCGACAGGTATGCAACAACTTCTGATCATTCAGGaataaatagattttaattttttaaagcatACTAAACTTGGTCAgtgaatattgtatttttataagattgtgtgtaattgcatttgtattttgtgggggctttattattataaagtaaattaGACATCAGTATATTGTTTGATGGGAAATTAATTTATGCAGTTGCTTGGGACTCACTTGAATTGTCTTGAGGTCTATTTTGGCAGTTTACTTAGAAAATAATCATTGAATTTCAACTTTGTGCCATTGAATGTCTTTTCTTAGCTATCCCCACACTTGTACGTCAGTGTATCCTTGCCTGGGGTAGCTGCCATATCATGAATGTTCAATGCACGCTCACTTAAATAGAAACAGAgtttcattttaaactgaatgCATTAGTATTGGATGTGGTACGCATCAAGTCATTCATCATTGCTACATTGTATGATAAATTCTCATATTCATTTGACTGAGTTCTTCACAGCTTGGTTACTGTAAGGAGACCGACTACAAGCATATTGTACAAACAGCTTTGGATCAAAGGATCTTTTATCCATAAAGGAAATCTAACAGGAAGTCTTTTTGTAGATCACTGTTCTAAGTATTGCGTATACAGAGCATCTTTAAATATTTctattgcatttgtttttttaaaatgagGACTTAGTTTACTTTCAGGTGATAATATACTTGTGTAACCAAATCCCAGATGTAAACCTTTGTGCAACAGTATTAAGTTGACAGTGATGTTAACAGTTCTGCAGTTATCATTATTTGGCCTTGACTGTTGTAGCTGTATTGTTATTGGCTAGTTTCATTTTGGATCAATGCTACAGTAACATTGCCTGTAAATGGAACAACACTGTCATCTGGCATATTGTGTTGTATATGTTCAATGTCACTTCAGTTTAATAATCTTAATTGTCAGTGAAGTTGATGCAAATGTATCATATCATTCAGTTCTCACAAATACAAACGTGATTTGAATAACATTATTGGCAGAAAAAGTCCCGGTCCAATAACGGTAAGTGAACCAGAACTCTGTGGCACATCTGTTAGCTTAAGGTGTGTGTTTGCTTCACTTCATTGCATATAAGGCCATTTTAGGCCTTAAAATTTTGGACCTGAAATTGTTTCAGTGGTTTGTTGTCAGCCTCAAAGTTTTACCAACTACATTTCTGACAGCATCCAGTTAGCAGTGGTTGTTGTACCAAGGATTTAAGGAAAACAGCCTTTCAAGTATTTCTTGGGTTGCTGTCATTTGTGTGGATGTGTGAAATTTAGCCTTTTTCTGAACCAGTGTTCAGTACAAGTAGAACATGGCTCGAGTTTCCCTTAAGGAGCTTTTGAACATTGTCCAGTTGACATTGAGTCACAAACTGAGGCTAAAGTTGTTACAGCGGTATCCCATTTgtgtcttttcatattttgggGAACAACTCTGTTAGAGATTGCATTTTTATCAGCTTTagagtaattatattttttactatatgtgaggaaaaatttaatgtttattaggTCTTGAATTTAAAGGAAGGTAATTCTGATCCACAGCAGTGCGTATCCACTCAATTGTGTTTATTCCCTTAGGATGTATTTGCAAGAATCTTATGCTATGTTGGTATACTGTGGAAAATGTCTTGTGCTATTGGAAATACCGTACATGTGAATAAagttttcaaggatttttttatgtgtatatatagaggcAGAGCATTATATGAGGGGAAACCTGTGGAGGGTGAGATCTTTTACataatgaaaactttctgtatatTAACGGTTCAGGCCAGAGAAGCAGCAACTAGGGTTTTGTTAGTAATTTATTTGCCAACATTCTGTGatttattttcatgctttcatgtcTTTGGTACCAACAGTGGTATACTCACATTTTTAtgaaacatatttaaatataatcaaataaaaagaaaaaactctgaaGGAGCTGGttcttttattactaatttttttcaaccttttactATGCAGTGCCTTTGCAGAATTATTACAAATGTTAACTAATGGAAGCAGAATAACAGGGAGGCTTATTTCATACAGGATGGCACACAACTGTAATTTAGATACTGTGACAGAACGTGGATGCTTGTTgtatctaaataaaataataataaatatgtcttgaaaattaatgttactgAAAACAGAAGAATTATTGGAAAAACCGTATTATTCTTTAATATGGATAAATGTGATAGAGAAGAAATACTAGTGAGAGATGCAAgataatattacatataataaagaAGTACACATTAATCACTCTTAGTAAGAGGGGAAAACAGTCGAGGAAATCCCTAATGCAAACACACCTGGAGGGGGTGTGGTTAGTAAATTCAAGTTTGAACTCTTAACCATTCTGCAGCAAATGCTTTCTCATGTCTTGTCAGCTTTTTACATTGAAGAGACCAGAAGGAGTAATAACATAAAGGCAGGGACTGTGATGCCCTACAATATCTACAATATATACAGCAAAGAGATGGATGTTGTTATTTGATAGTAGTACGGTCATGGAACTTTTCATCATGTACTTTAAAATGCTTTTGTCCTAATTCTTCAGATACATgcacattattataaattttttttagaaatattaaggCACATATCAGGATACTCTTGAAAGTATACTTCAATCAACATAACAATACTGAAAAACATATGACTTTTCATCAGATTCATGGTATGTTCATTTCccagttttaaaattattaaccaaacaaCATACATTTCAAAGGAATGATGTGTTTATGGATGGAATTCTCTTTCCTCCATGATTCCTTGTCCTTTTATGGAGGAAGAAGCATGGCAAGTGGTAAATTCTGATTTATTCACATGAATTTATTGACTGATATGTTcgtacagaaatacaaaccatcaccttttatgtgTAAGCTGGAATTGATCATTGAAAAATGGAAACAGGTGGGTAAATTGGGGGAACCCCCACTTACCTGCTGTCACCTAACATCTCTTCGTCAGTCACTGTCAAGTGACAATGTCTTGCTATACTCCAGCTGACTGCCAATTTGAAAGTTAGTTTTTTCTTCTATATGAATGATATTTCTTGTGAATTATGGATGGGCTGAAGAGGAATCAACAGCTTAGGTTTAAGGGACACTAGCGTGTGGTTGCTTCATGACTTGTGTGTCTGTGGATCCTGCTGATATTGTTCATTCCATAGGGGTAGGGCTTGCAGTCCTGAGGGAGAGTTTAAGTTGGTGCCTTTCACTGTTGGATTGGTTAGGGAACAAAAGGAGGAAGAACACTAAAATGACTTTGGTTACTGTTCCACTTTGTACACCTCCGGCCTGGTTCCAGGGAGGTAATGAGTGGGAAGGCGGGTGGTCAACGCATCCTCTTGTCTAATGACTTATGAGTCACTTATGCATGCTGGGCTCTCCCCAGGTGATACCCTGATGCATGCATGCATCTCACCATCCCTGCTACGTAGGCTGCTCCAGGGATTGACAACCTCAGTTGAGTACTTCTGGCAGATGTGGTCTTCCTTTGGTATTCCAGGAGCCCATCATTTGCTTCTTTTCTGGATCACTTAGCCTTGACTAAGGATCTTCATATGCTGTTGCTGCACCTGTGGCATCAACCATGGTTTGTGCTCCATCAGTATCTGCTTCCTCACGTCAACCAGTTCTTATCTGTTAGAGGAGAGTAAGACACGTAGGAGTGAAGCGAATAGATGCAGGCACacttattcctcttcctccttttcgttggcctcttccttcccttcttcatTTTCTACTTCTTCATCTTGCTGGAAGTAGGAGAGTTAGTCCAAGGATCCCTCTCATGAGAGGTCTTGCTGGACTTAAAGTGAGTGTCTTAACCCTTCTAGGGTCTGTAGTGGTGTTTGCTCACCTGCAGGTGGGGGCATCTACCAGAGGGAGAGTTGAATCGGTGGTTCCTGAGTGTGCCCTACTAATGATTACTTGTCTCACCTTGACCAGCTCTCCTGCACAATTATAAGAGAATAAGACACTTGTATGTGGTGTTAACTCACCTGTGGGTAACCAAATGCTCCATATGAGTGTGCATAATAGCACTCTCCAGTGGCCTCTATTAGTTCAGCTTTAGTTCAGCTTTTGCCAATCACAGGGAGTTTTGCAGGATGGATGACCACAATCCAGAACCTCATTCTGTCCATGGCTTATTGATTGGTACCGTTGGAACTGATTGTGCACCACTTTCCTGTGAGCAAAAACAGGGGCAGGTGGAGTGTCATCTTCTCTTGGGAAAGGATCATTCTTGCATTTCAGAGATACAGTACAGGACCTGAGGGTCCTACTCTGTCAGGACTCCAGCAGGTAAGATTTGGatcaacattttaaaaagatttttgagCTCTTTTGTCAGCATACTGATTTGGGGGAGGTAATCCCTGCTCCTCATCTGAACCAGTTGAGCTCACCCTTGGGTGCATTCTTGAAATGAAACTGCTGTTCAGACTACCGTGGTCATAGCTAGCTTGTATTTTGGACTAAGTGAATGGTCTTACCTTTGAATCAGAGAGTTCTCTGTTGTCTAGCAAATCGAACATGCTCCTTAACTCACTGTTGATAAACTAGAAGAGATTCTGTGAGCTTGGGAATGCCAAGGCTATGCCTTGCGGTTGGACTTCTCAGTCCGTGAATAAATGAACGAACTCCCCATAGAGACTCCAACAGGTAGAAATGTCCCCATTGGCAGTGGAGTCAAGAACCAAGGTCACCTTTCAGACAGAATTATGGCTCGGATTTTTGTTGAACACACTGGTTAATTTCGCCATCACTGC of the Macrobrachium rosenbergii isolate ZJJX-2024 chromosome 16, ASM4041242v1, whole genome shotgun sequence genome contains:
- the Abl gene encoding tyrosine-protein kinase ABL1 isoform X16, whose translation is MGACVGTRSRRAEALLAARPLPDLPDLVSGSAGGVGLDAMGGPGPPDGGQPHMGGTFTAIQPSSAATHPQAANLPVATPSSSPSPAQVTSVQASDVVATKWHSRENLLAPEEEGDPQLFVALYEFRAQGDNQLSLRKGEQVRVLSYNKSGEWCEAHAPSGEVGWVPSNYITPVNSLEKHSWYHGPISRNTAEYLLSSGINGSFLVRESESSPGQRSISLRYDGRVYHYRINEDENSKLYVSSEFRFNTLAELAHHHSQHADGLITQLLYPAPKRNKPTVFGLTPAEPDEWEIERTDIAMKHKLGGGQYGDVYEALWKRHNIYVAVKTLKEDTMALKDFLEEAAIMKAMKHPNLVQLLGVCTREPPFYIVTEFMTRGNLLDYLRNCSHDEVNEVVLLYMATQVASAMEYLEERNFIHRDLAARNCLVGENHLVKVADFGLARLMRDDTYTAHAGAKFPIKWTAPEGLAYNKFSTKSDVWAFGILLWEIATYGVSPYPGVDLTNVYHLLESGYRMDCPQGCPTRVYDLMKQCWLWNAGDRPTFSHIHHALETMFQETSITEEVEQQLAAGGGRRVRGTSSGPHQQWNEEQLPTSPRTSSARQRSNKNKHGAVEEGSSPNLPREVRPSPGILSARSTVVQLRRTTNKKGKQAPAPPKRTSSFRDSTCTDQELPGGMAGDELNEFNGIQKDLADLASSNDAESESDLRERTPDTEDSGAQSLPATQGMATSHSTFRAEPPHLQSFRQKPSIGLRDPKASGDRIRRGRMEKSESQSGTIGSRHITVAALEVHNVKRAINRYGTLPKGARIGAYLESLRQSGLSQGVPPTDDQSADQDEQERGQPEGQVDQEENKELDQNAVSMIRSNSTQSGFPPQSPLISRLSPRLQSLRGDKRSKEPSLADLEFPPPPMDLPPPPDDFMEENQSTSMEFPPPPGSDQGIGTSSPESRRRLAQKPIPSPRGRRKTEYSCISPQKVPTQPAQDSQQGAGEGSESPQAERTTLSITRQKLRDSEAEKPPVRTKPSLDSNLDSDVNDSSPGSRFGVSLRHRDQSSDSCDSYKSTDNLSPRALLNSSKVKAKSSTNLAKSPGSSSADTEGLQTPSSPVADEAQTPSSPAGGNGSPPSVDAASLASRDGSIEELSSEEPKVVLGLGINHEVKESLELKLVSELKEADDKKEQSSESVVVEEGSPDSQKNPAVQLVSELFESLCQKTNKSGDSARIDNGNVVNIEQNTKSESENTIVKDSSNQIGFKASLKKVKSNFEKNNSDKEQRKINFKAQLRKTDTSKSVDDCLNTENDPHSTLMDFRAQLRKTNVVKDDENEAKTPEEDASPADQQENNERVSSLVNKKNENNGKNEQSCDSGIKSDIMSESVTSIQSEKRDSIPGEKRDSVQSDTLKVNEEEDAKRFSSSSISSLKKLWEKQDADKLAKSDPNQTSPKYAPCAYKRPELPKLIKGEKDCSTPDIPPLKKTPEDEGKVGKLEKRMWPPVSGESDHKPSDGKPSVPVKPVVKSFKLPPPPAGIKPPPPKPAGIYATPSVIRPPTVPVISVKKEGKDNESKESKLLKESTPPATSGNPPPATTSSGGTLPSDSVSGSSGSSSEKAGLIEQGRGLESSIASLRSEGSTATVAACIQSAQKVSGFHRACGDYMDNIPPQSRFHMRELLTRLELQTRQLRSAGGRSIEHNEKLFLEIENTVKDVTNTVLR